From a region of the Vanrija pseudolonga chromosome 2, complete sequence genome:
- the Ube2j1 gene encoding Ubiquitin-conjugating enzyme E2 J1, with product MAEPSRPRPRVNLRSTAVKRIMQEAAELADPDTDDFIAGPLESDIFEWHCTLRGVKGTDYEGGLYHLRIILPPTYPMSAPDIVMLTPNGRFELGKKICIDGLTSFHAGSWQPAWGVRTAITGLRAFWTQDGEALSAIGALDQPADERRRLAKLSREWTCSSCGECNLSLLPDVDPSKKNKAREEEAPAEGSSSSSSAPLDDGPAASSSAAAVLAPQVESAEGAEPTSQPAPAPPSPPPAAQPAPPPPPPAEQPVTPQPAAQPRPAHTVPERFIAPAPVAETPASTSRRPPLWIDALIGLLVALLLSLLARRA from the exons atggcAGAACCCTCCCGTCCCCGCCCGCGCGTCAACCTCCGCAGCACGGCAGTCAAGCGTATCATGcaggaggctgccgagctcgccgaccccgacacgGACGACTTTATTGCTGGCCCGTTGGAG AGCGATATCTTCGAGTGGCACTgcacgctgcgcggcgtcaaggGGACAGACTACGAGGGTG GCCTGTACCACCTGCGCATCATCCTGCCGCCGACGTATCCCATGAGCGCGCCCGACATCGTCATGCTGACGCCGAACGGGCGCTTCGAGCTGGGCAAGAAG ATCTGTATCGACGGCCTGACGTCGTTCCACGCCGGCTCGTGGCAGCCGGCATGGGGCGTGCGGACCGCCATTACTGGCCTGCGCGCATTCTGGACgcaggacggcgaggcgctcagcgcgatcggcgcgctcgaccagcccgccgacgagcggcgccggctggccAAGCT GTCTCGCGAGTGGACTTGCAGTTCCTGCGGGGAGTGTAATCTGTCCCTTTTGCCCGATGTCGACCCGAGCAAGAAGAACAAGGcgagggaggaggaagcgCCGGCAGaggggtcgtcgtcgtcgtcttctgcGCCGTTGGACGATGGGCCCGCTGCATCGTCGAGCGCTGCAGCAGTGCTGGCGCCACAAGTGGAGTCGGCAGAGGGAGCAGAGCCTACATCTCAGCcagcgccggcaccgccatcaccaccgcccgcagcccagcccgccccaccaccaccaccgcccgcaGAGCAGCCTGTCACGCCGCAGCCCGCAGCCCAGCCGCGCCCGGCCCACACCGTGCCAGAACGCTTCATTGCCCcggcgcccgtcgccgaAACCCCCGCGTCGACATCCCGCAGGCCGCCCCTCTGGATCGACGCGCTCATaggcctcctcgtcgccctccttctcaGCCTGCTCGCACGGCGCGCTTAG
- the HAP3 gene encoding Transcriptional activator HAP3 — MSELPNLAPQGGASGPAATAAAPAAPFTDAQVDEFREQDRWLPIANVSRIMKNSLPTTAKVSKEAKECVQECVSEFISFITSEAAEKCLNEKRKTINGEDILTSMRALGFDNYEGVLKVYLAKYREHQINQARQRQNQGQAAADDDSELKRSADDDDGDARRKKPRSKKE, encoded by the exons ATGTCGGAACTGCCAAATCTCGCACCCCAAGGCGGCGCAAGTGGccccgcggcgacggcggccgcgccggctgcgCCCTTCACCGACGCGCAGGTCGACGAGTTTAGAGAACAGGACAGGTGGCTGCCC ATTGCCAACGTCTCGCGCATCATGAAGAACTCGCTGCCGACAACAGCAAAAGTGtccaaggaggccaaggagtGTGTGCAGGAGTGTGTTAGCGAGTTTATCAGCTTTATC ACATCAGAGGCGGCAGAAAAGTGCCTCAACGAGAAGCGCAAGACGATCAACGGCGAGGATATCCTCACGtcgatgcgcgcgctcggGTTTGACAACTACGAGGGCGTGCTCAAGGTCTACCTCGCCAAGTACCGCGAGCACCAGATCAACCAGGCCCGCCAGCGGCAGAACCAGGGGCAGGCGGCCGCCGATGACGACAGCGAGCTCAAGcgctcggccgacgacgacgacggcgacgccagGCGAAAGAAGCCTAGGAGCAAGAAGGAGTAG